In Aeromicrobium wangtongii, the DNA window GAAGGGCTCGGCCTTGACGGGATCGATGCCCAGCATTTGAAAGAGTGACGCGGTCCCGCTGACAACGTGTCCAGTGGGGATTTACACTAAGCGGACCCCTGGTAGCCGCCCGGGGTCCGCTTTGACCAGGAGTGAACGTGTCGCGGATTCTCGAAGAGCCGATGGACCCACTGGATGAAATCGGCACTCGGATCAGAGCTGCCCGGGTCGCGGCCAAGCTCTCGCTGCGGGAGGTCGGGCGCCGTGCCGACGTCACAGCCAGCTTCCTCAGCCAGGTCGAGCGGAACCTGGTTCAGCCGTCGATTCTCAGTCTGCGTCGGATTTGTGACGTGCTCGGCATGTCGATGCTCGATGCGCTCGGTCCGGGCGAGCTCCGAACCGATGGCGGTGTCGTCGTCACGCGCGCTGACCAGCGCGCCCAGATGATTCCGCCGACCCGTGACGTGGCAGTCGACATGTTGGTGTCGACGCCCGGTAGACCGTTCGAGCTGCTGTGGGTCAAGCTCGCTCCAGGTATGTCCACCGCGCCCGACCTGGTCGCTCACCACGCAAAGGAAGCGATGGTCGTGATCTCCGGTCACGCTCGGTTCGAGTCCGAGTCGCACTCGACTGATCTAGGTCCCGGAGACACCGTGTATCTCAACGCTGATTATGGGCACCGCATGGTCAATGTCGGAAGCGAAGAACTCGTGTTCATCGACTT includes these proteins:
- a CDS encoding helix-turn-helix domain-containing protein, translating into MSRILEEPMDPLDEIGTRIRAARVAAKLSLREVGRRADVTASFLSQVERNLVQPSILSLRRICDVLGMSMLDALGPGELRTDGGVVVTRADQRAQMIPPTRDVAVDMLVSTPGRPFELLWVKLAPGMSTAPDLVAHHAKEAMVVISGHARFESESHSTDLGPGDTVYLNADYGHRMVNVGSEELVFIDFVVGDV